From one Lotus japonicus ecotype B-129 chromosome 3, LjGifu_v1.2 genomic stretch:
- the LOC130744204 gene encoding uncharacterized protein LOC130744204 — translation MELIETAGLLKTVTEIGGCYGKLAREFIVNVTTNCTESGHPDFRKVFVRGRCVHFSPEIINQYLGRSTIATRNEELSLSAITNELTAGQVMEWPVKGLLSSTHLSVKYAILNRIGAANWAPTTHNSDISSGLAKLIYLIGTKAQFDFGEYVFAQTMKHTDTFAVKLPIGFPCLLSGIILSQHPQILLVDEVPSKKASLLTIDYRLLAGAHVSDVAGLAEMTQGEGTSSQKTPETPIAALIAVSKMLQDTITSCTLRKKNVDTLILQLTKGKRPLDDNAAANDQNDAGTSDDDTNASD, via the coding sequence ATGGAACTTATTGAGACTGCTGGGTTGTTGAAAACTGTTACTGAGATTGGTGGCTGCTATGGCAAGTTGGCGCGAGAATTTATTGTGAATGTGACTACAAATTGCACTGAGTCTGGGCATCCTGATTTCAGGAAAGTTTTTGTGCGTGGTAGGTGTGTACATTTTTCACCTGAGATCATTAATCAGTATTTGGGAAGGAGCACTATTGCCACAAGAAATGAAGAGCTGTCCTTGAGTGCTATCACTAATGAACTCACGGCTGGTCAGGTTATGGAATGGCCTGTCAAAGGCTTGTTGTCTTCTACTCatttgagtgtgaagtatgctatcttGAATCGCATTGGTGCTGCAAATTGGGCTCCTACCACCCACAACTCAGATATTTCTTCAGGTTTggcaaaattaatttatctgaTTGGTACTAAGGCTCAGTTTGATTTTGGTGAATATGTCTTTGCTCAAACTATGAAGCATACTGACACCTTTGCTGTCAAGCTCCCTATTGGGTTTCCGTGTTTACTTAGTGGGATTATCTTGAGTCAACATCCTCAAATTCTCCTTGTTGATGAGGTTCCTAGCAAGAAGGCTAGTCTACTCACTATTGATTACAGGCTGCTAGCTGGTGCCCATGTTTCTGATGTTGCTGGTTTGGCTGAGATGACTCAGGGGGAGGGTACTTCCTCTCAGAAGACTCCTGAGACTCCTATTGCTGCGCTTATTGCGGTGTCTAAGATGCTTCAGGACACAATTACTAGTTGTacattgaggaagaagaatgtggaCACTCTCATTCTGCAGTTGACTAAAGGCAAGAGGCCTCTTGACGACAATGCTGCTGCTAATGATCAAAATGATGCTGGTACTTCTGATGATGACACTAATGCTAGTGATTAG